In the genome of Pempheris klunzingeri isolate RE-2024b chromosome 11, fPemKlu1.hap1, whole genome shotgun sequence, one region contains:
- the lrrc23 gene encoding leucine-rich repeat-containing protein 23: MLLLLSFHGNSKRFSLISNMDEDTVFSDVEGEEETHQEVGEDEKVQVCHLNQEMISQGLSLLCRTGNGLGHAFVKLDLKEKMLKDIAAISSYNHLRFLDLSHNHLTDLSPLASLTQLLWLKVDSNTVAGFKGQPFAQLTYLQWLSMAVNQITDLDSLVGPALESLNLTGNRIQTVTGLQSGCFANLVTLELKGNHLETTDGINLPNLRQLYLAQNVIKHLEGLERLERLTILHLRDNQLSSLEGLSANMKCLQYLNVRGNTISDEDALKFLGLVSKTLRALVLSENPLVEMADYRLSVLVLLPQLERLDKDPVSPEERTEAQQRTMELKEEEISEP; encoded by the exons ATGTTACTGCTGCTgagtttccatggcaacagcaaaCGCTTCTCTCT GATTTCTAATATGGATGAAGATACAGTCTTTTCGGAtgtagagggagaagaagaaacccATCAAGAAGTCGGAGAGGACGAAAAG GTGCAGGTTTGCCATTTGAACCAAGAAATGATAAGTCAGGGGCTCTCATTACTGTGCCGAACAGGAAATGGACTTGGACATGCATTTGTCAAACTGGACCTAAAAGAAAA AATGCTTAAGGACATAGCTGCAATCAGCAGTTATAATCACCTACGTTTTCTGGATCTATCCCACAACCACCTTACTGATCTTTCTCCTCTGGCATCGCTGACACAGCTGCTCTGGCTAAAG GTTGACAGTAACACGGTGGCAGGCTTCAAAGGGCAACCTTTCGCCCAGCTCACCTACCTGCAGTGGCTGAGTATGGCAGTGAACCAGATTACAGACCTGGACAGTCTGGTCGGGCCTGCGTTGGAGAGCCTCAATCTTACAG GAAACAGGATTCAGACAGTGACTGGTCTTCAGAGTGGATGTTTTGCCAACCTGGTGACACTAGAGCTGAAGGGAAACCATTTGGAAACCACTGATGGCATCAACCTTCCAAACTTGCGGCAATTATATCTG GCCCAAAACGTTATCAAACACCTGGAGGGTTTAGAGAGGCTAGAGCGCCTCACCATCCTTCACCTTCGAGACAACCAGCTCAGTTCGCTGGAAGGCCTCAGCGCCAACATGAAGTGTCTCCAATACCTCAATGTCAG AGGCAACACAATCTCAGATGAGGATGCCCTGAAATTCCTCGGACTTGTATCAAAAACTCTGCGAGCTTTGGTCCTTTCTGAGAATCCCCTGGTGGAAATGGCAGACTACCGGCTGAGTGTACTCGTTCTCCTGCCACAGCTGGAGCGACTTGACAAAGACCCTGTCTCCCCTGAGGAGAGGACTGAGGCCCAACAGAGAACAATG GAACTTAAAGAAGAGGAAATATCTGAGCCATAA
- the tktb gene encoding transketolase-like protein 2 — protein sequence MTSYHKPDEKTLQGLKDVANKLRIHSIKATCASNSGHPTSCCSAAELMSVLFFHTMRYKADDPRNQCNDRFVLSKGHAAPVLYGAWAEAGFVKESDLLNLRKLDSDLEGHPTPKLQFVDVATGSLGQGLGAACGMAYTGKHFDKSSYRVYCMLGDGECSEGSVWEAMAFASYYQLDNLVAIFDVNRLGQSEAAPLKHDMETYRKRCEAFGWNTYVVDGHDVEELCKAFWQAQQVKGKPTCIVAKTFKGKGLKNIEDLDNWHGKPIPKDRVDDLLNDLKAQIQVPNKTLCPELPKDDAAPADLSPISLPSPPAYKKGDKMATRRAYGIALAKLGQASQRVVALDGDTKNSTFSETFKKAFPDRYIECFIAEQNMVGVAIGCATRDRTVAFASTFAAFFSRAYDQIRMGAISQSNVNLVGSHCGVSIGEDGPSQMALEDLAMFRAVPTCTVFYPSDAVSTERAIELAANTKGICFIRTSRPDTAVIYSPDEKFEVGIAKVVRQSDSDQVTVVGAGITLHEALAAADMLASEGKSIRVIDPFTIKPLDATTILASARATGGQIITVEDHYKEGGLGEAVLSAVGKEPGIVVTRLAVSSVPRSGKPQELLDLFGISAKHIASAVRQTFAN from the exons ATGACTAGCTACCACAAACCCGACGAGAAAACCCTGCAGGGGCTGAAAGATGTCGCTAACAAGCTCAGGATCCACTCCATCAAGGCGACGTGCGCCTCCAACTCCGG TCACCCTACATCATGCTGCAGTGCAGCAGAGCTCATGTCTGTGCTCTTCTTCCACACCATGCGCTACAAGGCAGATGACCCTCGCAACCAGTGTAACGACCGCTTTGTTCTGTCAAAG gGTCATGCAGCACCTGTCTTGTATGGTGCCTGGGCAGAGGCGGGTTTTGTGAAAGAGTCTGATCTGCTCAACCTGCGCAAGCTTGACAGTGACCTGGAGGGACACCCCACACCA AAACTGCAGTTTGTCGACGTAGCCACTGGATCTCTGGGACAGGGCCTCGGGGCTGCCTGTGGCATGGCCTACACTGGCAAACACTTTGACAAATCCAG TTACCGTGTATACTGCATGCTGGGTGATGGAGAGTGTTCAGAGGGCTCAGTGTGGGAGGCCATGGCCTTTGCCTCCTACTACCAGCTGGACAACCTGGTGGCTATCTTTGATGTCAATCGGCTCGGTCAGAGTGAGGCTGCGCCTCTGAAGCATGACATGGAGACCTACCGCAAGCGATGTGAAGCATTTGG GTGGAACACGTACGTTGTGGATGGACATGACGTGGAGGAGCTGTGCAAAGCTTTCTGGCAGGCTCAGCAGGTCAAGGGCAAACCCACCTGCATCGTAGCCAAGACGTTCAAGGGCAAAGGACTCAAAA ATATCGAGGATCTTGATAATTGGCATGGAAAGCCCATCCCCAAGGACAGAGTGGATGATCTCCTGAATGACCTCAAGGCTCAGATCCAGGTCCCCAACAAGACCCTGTGCCCTGAGCTGCCCAAAGATGACGCAGCACCGGCAGACCTTAGCCCCATCTCCCTGCCTTCACCCCCAGCAtacaaaaagggagacaag ATGGCAACAAGGCGCGCATACGGTATCGCACTGGCTAAGCTGGGCCAGGCGAGCCAGAGAGTGGTGGCTCTCGATGGAGACACTAAAAACTCCACCTTCTCAGAAACCTTCAAGAAGGCCTTCCCTGACCGCTACATTGAGTGCTTCATCGCCGAACAGAACATG GTAGGAGTGGCCATTGGTTGTGCCACCCGTGACCGCACAGTTGCGTTTGCCAGCACATTTGCCGCCTTCTTCTCTAGGGCTTATGACCAGATCCGCATGGGAGCCATCTCCCAGTCAAATGTCAACCTGGTGGGGTCCCACTGCGGAGTCTCCATCG GTGAGGATGGTCCTTCCCAGATGGCCCTAGAGGACCTGGCCATGTTCCGTGCTGTCCCAACATGTACCGTGTTTTACCCCAGCGACGCCGTGTCCACCGAGAGAGCTATTGAGCTTGCAGCCAACACAAAG GGTATCTGTTTCATCCGTACCAGTAGACCAGACACTGCAGTCATCTACTCTCCAGATGAGAAATTTGAAGTGGGAATAGCCAAG GTGGTGCGCCAGTCTGACAGTGACCAGGTGACTGTGGTTGGAGCTGGCATTACCCTGCATGAGGCCCTGGCTGCCGCTGATATGCTGGCCAGTGAAG GGAAGAGCATCCGTGTGATCGACCCTTTCACAATCAAGCCCCTGGATGCCACTACCATTCTGGCCAGTGCCAGAGCCACGGGGGGACAGATCATCACTGTGGAGGACCATTATAAGGAGG GTGGCCTCGGTGAAGCAGTGCTGTCTGCAGTGGGCAAGGAGCCTGGTATTGTTGTGACCCGGCTGGCGGTGAGCAGCGTTCCCCGCAGCGGAAAGCCCCAAGAGCTGCTCGACCTCTTCGGCATCAGCGCCAAGCACATTGCCAGCGCAGTGCGTCAGACCTTTGCTAACTAA